The segment ACACAGCTGTGAGAACAAAACCAGGGGGAAGAAAGGCGAGCGCTCCCAATTGCGCCAGATGTGCAGGGAGGACCTTGAGCCCCCCTCCGGCCCCCCGCAGGCTCCTCCCGCCCCCCGTTGCATCACGCGGGGGTTGCAAAGGCGGCCCGGAGGCCCGGCGCGCCCGGGCCCGGAGCTGCTTCTGATTACGGCGAGGGGCTGGACACGCTGGGAGCCGCCGGCCGGGCCGGGAAGGAGACCGAGTGAGTGAGCCCTGGCACCTGGTTACGGGAACTTCCAGGGTAGGCGTGTGGCTTGAAACGGGGGGCGTCCCGGTGAGTAAGCCCAGGGGACGGTATCTCCACCCCCACCGGAAGTCCTTCACACCTTCCCGCCACCCACGGATCTAGCAAATCCAGGGCCCTTTCTGCAGCTGGGACCATTTGAACTTTAGAGGCCTCAACTGCGAACCCACAGAGACACCAATTGACAGATTTTTCAGTGCCTTGTACCCCACCCCGAAAATGCTCCAACACCATTTTCTCCACGGAAACCTAATTATAAAGGTAATTTCGTCTTGGGCTTGCTGAGACAGACGCACTAGAACTCAGggctttttttaatcattaacttATACAACCGCCTAATCCCCTTAAAATGATCTTTAAATGAATGTCGAACCCGGTAGCATGCCAGTCGAATCCAACACGATCCGGCCGACTGGACTCTGACATGGCAgctaaagaaagaaaccacacaaCTTTGACCATATTTAGCAATTTTACTGCATCAGGGTACAAAAAACGATCATGGGAGAAGACACTGTCTTAATCAACTTTGCGAGCGTGTAAAGTAATACCGTACAACGCTCATTACGaaccagcccagagcctggctgtTGGGATAATGAGGCTGGCACGGATGTTAACATACGGTGTCCTTGGAAAAAGCTAGGAATGCGTCAGTATCGCAGAGCTGCAATGTCCAAGAATCACAAGTAATAATTTGAGAATCCCAAAGATGTTTGTTTACATTGGCTATTATTGTAAAATAGTCAAAGTATAACATCATGAACCAAAATAGTGTCAAAACAAAATCTGTTCCACTGTGGCACGTATGTGACagaaacacatgcacacaaagtACATCAAAAGGCTCGAACTGTGGGGGACTCAGTATTAAATCATTTCCAGACTTAATATCAGAAGAGAGGTTGTTAATCGAACACTCATGAACAGATTAGCAGGCAGCTTTTGCAGGGCAGGCCCTCAGCCGATTTCTATGCTGGTCAGGAAACCATCCACCTCCATCCTCCAAAATGAAGTGGCTTGGTTTTCTCAAAGTGACATGCACCTCAGCAGGACCCATTGCCTCCCTAAAGAGAAACCCTGGGGCGGGCACATGGTTGCAGTTGGTGTCAGAGACTGGCCCACCAGCTGAGAAATTAATCATTAACTGAAGGACAAAATACAGGTTCCCCATTGTCAagctttgctttttctcctcttctgcccCCTTCCTCTTTCTGAAAGGCAAAGAAGGTGCCGCATGGAGACAACAAGTAAACAAGATGCTGACAACTTTGACATCTTCTCTCGGGTTTTCTAGCCTATTGTATTCTGGGGAAATAGGATTTTCAAAACACAACTCATTTACTGTAGTCTTCAGTTAAACTAGGATTATGTGTGAATTAACTGAAAAGTACTTAGGTAAATGGCTGCAAGCTTTAGCCTGCAGGAATAACTTCTTCAAGAtttagagagggaaaacaaggaaaaaaacaaaacgtgAAACTGCGTCCAGGACTAGGGCTGAAAAGATTTCTAACGTCATCCatgacagaatttttatttttaatagtgtgAAGATGTCGGTCACTGGCTGGAGCCACCTACCTttcacaaaactttaaaaatactgtaagtGCTGGAATGTGACACCAGGAATCCGGATTTGTGCATAATTAATCACCTTACTTTGCCACCCACACTGCAGGTTCCCAGACAGGCAGCCTCTCAAGGGCAACATATGTAAATACAGCTTCAGTATGCAAATTTTCCTAATGATTTCCGATTAATAGGATCATTACAATAGCCCTGCCTATTCTATGAAAGGAACCCGGAAAAGTGTCCTGCCTCTCAGAGCTCCTTAGCGATCAGCACGGTTTCCAATAAGTACTCATTTTACTGACTTTACCAATAATGCCTCCGTGCGCTCCGGGTTGCACGATCCCACACTAAACCTGTCGTTGAGGGCGCGCGtgggtgttttgtgttttgttttgttttgttctgacaTAGCTTAGCCTCATCTTAAGAGACTGAACTCTACACACGTCTCTTGTCAATGGCAAACATTTGCGTTTTTACTTTCTTCAGAAATGCTTTTCTATCTGATGACATCCCGTGGGTCGCGGAGAACGGTGACTTTCCCTCTGCTGTGCAGCACTTGCCCGCGTCGCTGTGGTTTTAGGGTTGCTGAAACCTCCAGGGCGTGGATGGCTTAGTCAGGGGACACCCTAGGGCCAGGGTACTGGCTCGCCATTAGAATTAGAATAAAGATGCACATTTGGGTTCCTGGggtctacccccctcccctccggcctccccggccctcccctcctcctcccctcctacTCCCCGGGCCTCTGCTCCGCTCTCCTCCCGCCCGGCGCTTACTGTACTCTATTTACCACCCCAGCTGGGCTCGCGCCCGTCCCGCCCACCCCACGGAGATTGGCTGCGAACGCGGAAGGACCGAGCGCTCGCCCCGCGCCAGCGTCCACCAATGGGGGCGCCCGTGCGGCCTGATGGACGCGCCGCCTTCCACCAATGGGGACGCAGGGAAGCCGGATCGTGTGCCCCCGGCGAGTGCCAATAAAAGCCGCCCCGCCAGGCTCCCCGCTTCATTCTGAGCCGAGCCCGGTGCCCAGCGCAGGAAGCTCCGCAGGCGGCGGCGGCCTGAGCTCCTAAGCAGCCCGCTCCTTCCCGGTCTCTCCTTTCCCCGCGCGCGGTCAGCATGAAAGCCTTCAGTCCAGTGAGGTCCGTTAGGAAAAACAGCCTTTCGGACCACAGCCTGGGCATCTCCCGGAGCAAAACCCCGGTGGACGACCCGATGAGCCTGCTGTACAACATGAACGACTGCTACTCCAAGCTCAAGGAGCTGGTGCCCAGCATCCCCCAGAACAAGAAGGTGAGCAAGATGGAAATCCTGCAGCACGTCATCGACTACATCTTGGACCTGCAGATCGCCCTGGACTCGCACCCCACTATTGTCAGCCTGCACCACCAGCGACCTGGGCAGAGTCAGGCGTCCAGGACGCCGCTGACCACCCTAAACACGGACATCAGCATCCTGTCCTTGCAGGTAAGACCTGCTCCCGGTGCCCCCCGCCCGCTGCCACGGCCGCAGTCCGGGACTTACAGATGAgctaattaactttaaaaaaaaaaaaaaaaatctatagattGAGTCGCGCGTGAAATTGCTGATAAGTTCTGACACGTTAATGCATCTGTCTTTGATTTCTGAATTGCAGCACAAACGTGTTTAATGAAAGTTGCTGTTCTATGggctactgaaaaaaaaaaaaacaaaaaacgccCTTTCTCCCTAAGATTGTCTCACACCGCCTTTTATCCCCTTTCTCTTGCAGGCTTCTGAATTCCCTTCTGAGTTAATGTCAAATGACAGCAAAGCGCTCTGTGGCTGAATAAATGGTGAGTGTTTGCTCGCGCCTCCCGTCGGTAAACTGCCTCTTGGAGTGTGTGCGCGCGTGTTTTTTCATCGGTGTGTGTGGGGAGGTAGTTGTGTATCTGCAAAATTTGGGTCTTAGTAAACGAATGTGTACTTCGGTGTCACGCGTAGCGCATTGTCCCTGTGTGCCGCAGATGAAGGGGCTCCTGGCTCTGCTTACTCAAGATCGCAGaacatttccctttaaaaaaacaaacccaaaccaaacccagTAACTTATTATGAAGGGGGCTGAGGCAAATGTGTATTGGCTTCTGCCACGCACATAGCGCCCTGGCTCTTCTCTCCTGTTGCTCTGGTACTATGAGGTACTAACCTCCATCTAATTAATCTTATCACCACAAATTCCACAGAGATCCTCCTTCCCTAAAACTGGAGCTGTCTGAGGTCCGGCTAGCCCAGCCTTGCTTCCCTGTGCCTCAGACCCTGTGATGTGGGATTCCGACCGCCCTATCTGTTAACTAAAGGGCTGTTTTCAATCAAATAATTGTTACAAGCAGCAGACTGGCGCCTGTGAGCACTGCTGTTGGAGATCCAAATAGGAGATTGCGTTGGGAAGTTTTTCCCTTGAGTCTCTGctattttcatgtttaattttcGCTGTCGAGGCCGAGTGTGTGTGTTGCATCTGGACGCCAGGGTTTGCCCAATCTTTGAGTGTTTGGTGGTTAAATGTTCAAACTGCGGCTTCCTCCCGGCGCCAGTCCGCCTGCCTCTGCCCTTAGGTTCCATTCTCCTAAAACATGCCTCTCCCCCAATCTTTTGCAGGTGttcatgacttttctttttctttgcacaaCAACAACGAATCCACAGGATCTTTTAAGGCGCTGAACTTCTTATTTTTCAACCATTTCACAAGGAGAACAACAAGTTGAAtggaccttttttaaaaaaaaaaaaaaaatggaaggaaaactaagaaTGGTCATCTTCCCCAGGGTGTTCTCTGACCTGGACTGTGATATTAGTTATTTATGAAAAAGACTTTTAAATGCCCTTTCTGCAGTTGGAAGGTTTTCTTTATATACTATTCCCACCATGGGGAGCGAAAACGTTAAAATCACAAGGAATTTCCCAATTTAAGCAGACTTTGCCTTTTTCCAAAGGTGGAGCGTGAATACCAGAAGGATCCAGTATTCAGTTACTTAAATGAAGTCTTTTGGTCAGAAATTACCTTTTTTGACGCAAGCCTACTGAAtgctgtgtatatatttatatataaatatatatatatatattgagtgAAACCTTGTGAACTCTTTAATTAGAGTTTTCTTGTATAGTGGCAGAGATGTGTATTTCTGCATACAAAGTGTAATGATGTACTTACTCATGCTaaactttttataaaagtttaGTTGTAAACTTAACCCTTTTATACAAAATAAATCGTGTGTTTATTGAATGGTGATTGCCTGCTTTATTTCAGAGGACCAgtgctttgatttttattatgctatgttataACTGAACCCAAATAAATACAAGTTCAAATTTATGTAGACTGTATAAGATTATAATAAACATGTCTGAAGTCAATACCTGAACTCTGAATGGTTTTTAAGCTCGCTcgctctccccacttccccatccctcccgccaCCCCCTAAGCCTTAGAACCTGTGTGCGGAGAGACTCCTTATCAGATGTGTGGTCAGTGCCAGCACCTTGGGGCGAAGGGCTGCTGCTAGCATTTCAGGAGAGCTGACCCCACTGGGAAGGCTGTAAACAGAAGTTTCTCTTAGTCCTGCAGGGAGATATCCGTTCTATGCCTTGGGGCTGAGTTTCAAACCAAGAAATCGCTGTGGCAGTGACTTCTAGGAGTCGGATCATCCAAAATAAAGGTGGAGTCTGGAAGGACTACTTGTCTGAGTAGGTGTTAAGACACTTTTGGAAGATATGAAACTGCTTGTTAATCGAAGGGTAAAGTCCCAGAGTTCAGGACATGATTGAAAAGATTTAGGGGAAGGGCAGAAAAGACCCCTGGGTGTCCGCTGTTCGCccgtgggaatgcaagctgtaaGAGGGCCCCCGagctctcccagcctcccaaGCTTCCCCTGCGCCTCCCCCACCTGTAGCTCACCCAGCCTCCGGGAGACAGGGCTGGGGCGGAGCCCACTTTCCAAGACAGGTGGCTGTTAGATCGCCCTTCACCCTTGACTGCACCCCTGGACTGcccagggaagaagagggagggcgGGAGAGGAGAAAGGCCTTCTGAGTCACAGAAAAAGTACCAGCGCGCTATGTCCTCAACCTGGCAGATTTGGACCCCGCTCTAAAACATGGAGTTCACATGAACACGTGCTTAAAATTCCTAAGTATACCTATGTTCCCAAATTGTGTGTGTgagggtagggtggggtgggaggtgctgGAAGGCTGGTCCGAGGTGGGTGGGGACCGGAGAAGGAAGGCGCGGAGGACAGGCGGCTGGGGATGGGTGGCTCACCTGGGGCCGCTTTCTCAGGCCCAGCCCAGCAGGTGTTTGGGTGGCGCCACCTGGTCTGCCCTGGCGGCGGTGGCGTTTCCGCCCCGACAGCGAATCCGTCCGTCAAGGGGAGCGCGGGCCCAGGTGTGGAGAGGCGGCCTCCGGCCGGCGGCCCAGCCTCGCCAGCCTCCCGCACCCCCCGCGGCGGTGGCGCCCTGAGACCCTCCTTCCTCCAGGGCCGGCGTCGGGGAGCCCGGCGGGGCAGCTCTGACGCCACCCGCGCCACCGCGCCCTGCCCCGCGTCCACGCCGCCGGCGAGCACGTGCTTTGATCCGGGCCGTCGTTGTTGTCGATCATCATACCCCCGGGGACGCCGCTCTGCCTGCCGCGCACCTGGGCGGGGCCGGTCACCCCGCGGCAGGCCGCCTTGCAGACCTGTCACCTGATGTCTGGCCACCTGTCGTCAGCCCGCCGGGCGCCCCGCACCACGGGCCGCCCTGCGCTGGGCGGTGACGGGAAGCGCGAGGACCGGTCGCTGcccgcccgcccccaccccgtcctTTCCTCCGAGGCGACGGGATGGGGGCGCAGACCCCGGCCCCTGGTCGCCCCCGGCCTCGGCGACCCGCGCGTGGTCGGCTCGCCTGGGCGAGGGGCTCAGACTCCGACGGGGGGCTTCTGCAGGGGCTCGTGGGCTTCCCGAGGAAGCCGTGCGGGCGGGACGGGGCCCCTTCGAGCACCTGCGCCGTCCCTGGAAGCCAGAGACCGTTTGCCACGTTTGGACGACGACCCAGAGTAGCAGCGGCGTCCAGGAAAAGCGGCACCTTTCAGAGGAGACTTTGCGCGGCGGAGCTCGGGCTGCTCTTCGGAGTCCGGCCGGTGGAGGCCGGGCGCCACCTGCTGGCCGGCACGAGGAAGGCGGCTCGCGAGCGCGGGGTCCCGGGGCGCTGGGAACCTGAGGGGCGATGAGCCGGGGCATAGGGGAGAAAACGCCCGGGAGAAACAGCCTTTTGAAAATGGACGTTTGTGAAAGATTGCCTCTCGAATGTGTACAGTCCTTTCCACGTGTGACTCTTATTTCGTCTCTACTACTTCATACCTTAGAAAGGATCCCCTTTTGCAAACTAGTGTCTACTACCAATTCTACACTCGGGGCTGTCTTGGATTTTAATACAAGTATCAGACATCACCCCCAGGCTCAAAGAGATTATGACTGGTTTGCGGAGAAAAATGAATTGTGAAGTCAAATGAAAGCCGGAgagttttcccttctcttttccttacatttatttttcctgaacgGCTTAATGACATTAACCAGGACCTCCGCTGTTGCATTAAAGGAATATGGCGTGAGAGCCGGCATCCTTGTCTTAGTCCAAATCTTGATGAGAATAAG is part of the Neomonachus schauinslandi chromosome 10, ASM220157v2, whole genome shotgun sequence genome and harbors:
- the ID2 gene encoding DNA-binding protein inhibitor ID-2, producing the protein MKAFSPVRSVRKNSLSDHSLGISRSKTPVDDPMSLLYNMNDCYSKLKELVPSIPQNKKVSKMEILQHVIDYILDLQIALDSHPTIVSLHHQRPGQSQASRTPLTTLNTDISILSLQASEFPSELMSNDSKALCG